One region of Candidatus Acidiferrales bacterium genomic DNA includes:
- a CDS encoding PDZ domain-containing protein yields the protein MARANFAHREKNQSPSSPQQSNAAVQFALGGNVAQVPVEISDDLVFLPVGINGGRPSWFLLDTSRATSSIDDIRAAALGLHVPGSGDPAGKFISNATLDFPGLRITIPSLALESFGDLSSRIGHAVDGVLGADAVGQLVVAISYDRQSVRFYDPKSFQYFASAVKLPLQLLGGVPVIEAKVSVPHRGSFHGLFSIATGQTEAIQFAPHFASSHDLRGSTERTIPFFPDTTSSDSDSAGRLGRLREIQFGKITLSDPIAAFPGKSASSDTHIPSDFAGSLGGKILNRFNIYIDYPAHLLYLEPNKHFPDRFVEDMSGLVLVAIPPAFHAFEVAQVIPKSPAEDAGMAAGDMIEKIDGNPTSEGTLDDIRALLCQGAVQHVFTVRRNGKLITFTFTLKPLL from the coding sequence TTGGCGCGCGCAAACTTCGCACATCGAGAGAAGAATCAATCTCCGTCATCGCCGCAGCAATCAAACGCCGCCGTCCAGTTTGCGCTGGGCGGCAATGTTGCCCAAGTTCCTGTCGAAATCTCTGATGACCTCGTCTTCCTCCCCGTCGGCATCAATGGCGGCCGGCCCTCCTGGTTCTTGCTGGATACTTCACGCGCCACTTCCTCTATAGACGACATTCGCGCCGCGGCGCTCGGCCTCCATGTGCCTGGCTCCGGAGACCCTGCCGGAAAATTCATCTCAAATGCCACACTCGATTTTCCGGGCCTCAGAATCACCATTCCTTCGCTGGCTCTCGAGTCCTTCGGCGATCTTTCCTCGCGAATCGGTCACGCGGTTGATGGCGTTCTCGGCGCCGACGCCGTCGGCCAGCTCGTCGTTGCCATCAGTTACGACCGCCAGTCGGTTCGCTTTTACGATCCCAAGTCGTTCCAATACTTCGCGTCTGCCGTGAAATTGCCGCTGCAGCTTCTTGGTGGCGTCCCAGTCATCGAAGCCAAAGTCTCCGTACCCCATCGGGGAAGTTTTCATGGCCTCTTCTCGATTGCTACAGGACAGACAGAAGCCATCCAATTCGCGCCGCATTTCGCGTCGTCGCATGACCTGCGAGGTTCCACCGAGCGCACAATCCCTTTTTTCCCTGACACCACATCCTCGGATTCCGATTCGGCCGGGCGCCTCGGTCGCTTGCGCGAAATTCAGTTTGGAAAGATCACCCTCTCGGACCCAATCGCGGCCTTCCCCGGCAAATCGGCCTCCTCGGATACGCATATTCCTTCCGATTTCGCTGGCTCGCTCGGCGGCAAAATTCTCAATCGCTTCAATATTTACATCGACTATCCCGCGCATCTCCTCTATCTCGAGCCCAACAAGCATTTCCCCGATCGCTTCGTCGAGGACATGAGCGGCCTTGTGCTTGTCGCGATCCCTCCCGCTTTCCACGCCTTTGAAGTCGCTCAGGTGATTCCCAAGTCTCCTGCGGAAGACGCTGGCATGGCTGCGGGGGACATGATTGAAAAAATCGATGGCAATCCCACATCCGAAGGCACTCTCGACGACATTCGCGCCCTCCTGTGTCAGGGCGCCGTCCAGCATGTTTTTACCGTGCGCCGCAATGGCAAGCTCATCACCTTCACGTTCACACTGAAGCCGCTGCTCTAG
- a CDS encoding AAA family ATPase, which produces MTPKKSSLPELRPEQLRWTCDPKTVPYATSAEAPSIGGEIGQERALRALRMGVEMTAQGYNAFVCGLTGTSRGGMIVRMIESIGPKTQASLDRCYVNNFKNADRPRLLTLPPGQANSFRKEMESGIEFLRRRIPQVFEGEPFQRQKSRIVDRYTQREKELMDDFTRRIAREQFALGRMQVGAVALPEIFPVLEGQMVPIEEVPKLVQEGKIETTAAEDLERKYDQFRQEFTVVYRKTLSLSRELASEMSYLEQEAASVLVDGVIEELKEKYPNGHIAEYLEEVRHHILDNLDPFKEREGEDEQPPSEGGGSPRAERAERDPFRVYGVNVILSHGEQESYPVIFETIPTYANLFGTIHRSYDARGGWSSDFMDLRGGSLLRADGGFLIMYALDTLTEPGVWRTLKRTLNHSKLEIQPVDMFFPFSTPAMKPEPIEVRVKIILIGDREMYELLYNFEDDFKKIFKVRVEFDEEMKWGPGVVEHYCGRLRKLCDDEKLLPFDREAIAVLMEHGVRQAGRRGKVTARFFDIADVARESSYAARQTGATLATAAHVREALEAKIQRHNLVETKIQEMIEKGMLLIDVEGERAGQVNGLSVLELGGYAFGKPVRITASAALGKAGIINIERESNLSGRFHDKGMHIISGYLRRTFAQDKPLSLAASVCFEQSYSGVDGDSASSTEIYALVSALAGVPIRQDLAVTGSVNQQGDIQPIGGVNEKIEGFYDVCRVKGMTGKQGVLIPIENVDDLMLREDVVHAVAAGKFHIYPVARIEEGIEILTGTKAGKQNANGKFEEGSVFALADARLREMAKTLSEFE; this is translated from the coding sequence ATGACTCCAAAGAAAAGTTCGCTGCCAGAGCTCAGGCCAGAGCAATTGCGGTGGACGTGCGACCCGAAGACCGTGCCGTACGCTACTTCGGCAGAAGCGCCGTCGATCGGCGGGGAAATCGGGCAGGAACGGGCGCTTCGCGCACTGCGCATGGGCGTGGAGATGACCGCCCAAGGATATAACGCGTTCGTTTGCGGGCTGACGGGCACAAGCCGCGGCGGAATGATTGTGCGCATGATCGAGAGTATCGGCCCGAAGACGCAGGCATCGCTGGACCGCTGTTACGTGAACAATTTCAAGAATGCGGACCGCCCACGCCTGCTGACGCTGCCGCCGGGGCAAGCAAATTCGTTCCGGAAGGAAATGGAGTCTGGAATTGAATTCCTGCGGCGAAGAATTCCGCAAGTATTCGAAGGCGAGCCGTTCCAAAGGCAGAAATCGCGCATCGTGGACCGCTATACGCAGCGAGAAAAAGAATTGATGGACGACTTCACGCGGCGAATCGCGCGAGAGCAATTCGCACTGGGGCGCATGCAAGTCGGAGCAGTGGCGCTGCCGGAGATTTTCCCGGTCCTCGAAGGGCAGATGGTGCCTATCGAGGAAGTTCCGAAGCTCGTGCAAGAAGGAAAGATCGAGACGACGGCGGCGGAAGACCTCGAACGGAAGTATGACCAGTTCCGGCAGGAATTCACGGTTGTCTACCGGAAAACGCTTTCGCTCTCGCGCGAGCTGGCAAGCGAGATGAGTTACCTTGAACAGGAAGCAGCATCCGTGTTGGTGGATGGAGTCATCGAGGAGTTGAAAGAGAAATATCCGAACGGGCACATCGCAGAGTATCTCGAAGAAGTACGGCACCATATCCTGGACAATCTGGATCCCTTCAAGGAGCGCGAAGGCGAAGACGAACAGCCGCCGTCGGAAGGCGGAGGAAGCCCACGGGCAGAAAGGGCAGAACGCGATCCTTTTCGCGTCTACGGCGTGAACGTGATTCTTTCGCACGGAGAGCAGGAAAGTTATCCGGTGATTTTCGAAACGATCCCGACATACGCAAACCTGTTCGGCACGATTCACCGCAGCTACGATGCGCGTGGCGGATGGAGCTCAGACTTCATGGATTTGCGGGGAGGTTCGCTGCTGCGCGCCGACGGCGGCTTTCTGATCATGTACGCGCTGGATACGCTGACAGAGCCGGGCGTGTGGCGAACGCTGAAACGCACACTGAATCACAGCAAACTCGAAATTCAGCCGGTGGACATGTTCTTTCCGTTCAGCACTCCGGCGATGAAGCCGGAACCGATCGAAGTGCGCGTGAAGATCATTTTGATCGGCGACCGCGAGATGTACGAGCTGCTTTACAACTTCGAGGATGACTTCAAGAAAATTTTCAAAGTGCGCGTAGAGTTCGATGAGGAAATGAAGTGGGGGCCGGGAGTGGTCGAGCATTACTGCGGACGGCTGCGCAAGCTCTGCGATGACGAGAAGCTGCTGCCGTTTGACCGCGAAGCCATAGCCGTACTGATGGAACACGGCGTGCGCCAAGCGGGACGACGCGGGAAAGTGACGGCAAGATTCTTCGACATTGCAGATGTGGCGCGCGAGTCGAGTTACGCCGCGCGGCAAACGGGCGCGACGCTGGCTACCGCCGCGCATGTGCGCGAGGCGCTGGAAGCCAAGATTCAGCGGCACAATCTGGTCGAAACGAAAATTCAGGAGATGATTGAGAAGGGAATGCTGCTCATTGATGTGGAAGGCGAACGCGCCGGGCAAGTGAACGGGCTGAGCGTGCTTGAGCTGGGAGGATATGCCTTCGGTAAACCGGTGCGGATCACGGCGTCGGCGGCGCTGGGCAAAGCGGGGATTATCAATATCGAGCGGGAATCGAATTTGAGCGGGCGGTTCCACGACAAAGGCATGCATATTATCTCGGGCTACCTGCGGCGAACGTTTGCGCAGGACAAGCCGCTGTCGCTGGCGGCCAGCGTGTGTTTCGAGCAATCCTATTCCGGAGTGGACGGAGACAGCGCGAGTTCGACGGAGATCTATGCGCTGGTTTCTGCACTCGCTGGCGTACCGATCCGGCAGGATTTGGCTGTGACGGGTTCCGTCAATCAACAGGGCGATATCCAGCCGATTGGCGGAGTGAATGAGAAGATCGAAGGATTTTATGATGTATGCCGCGTGAAAGGGATGACCGGAAAGCAAGGCGTCCTGATTCCGATTGAGAATGTGGATGATTTGATGTTGCGCGAAGACGTGGTTCATGCGGTCGCGGCCGGCAAATTCCATATTTATCCTGTTGCGCGGATTGAAGAAGGAATCGAAATTCTTACGGGCACGAAAGCGGGCAAGCAAAATGCAAACGGAAAGTTCGAAGAAGGAAGTGTTTTTGCGCTGGCCGACGCGCGGCTGCGCGAAATGGCCAAAACCCTCAGCGAATTCGAATAG